In Moorella sp. Hama-1, a single genomic region encodes these proteins:
- a CDS encoding pyridoxamine 5'-phosphate oxidase family protein, whose product MAKLNTEIKNVIAKQGVFPVATASKLGIPNVVPMTFVKVYDDDHLLVVDNFMEKSKDNLKNNPYIAVCTWNLEDKQAYQIKGKATIHTSGQVFDDAVAWVKQAMPALHPQSAVLVEVTNVYICQPGDTLGKEL is encoded by the coding sequence ATGGCCAAATTGAATACGGAAATTAAAAATGTAATCGCAAAGCAGGGAGTTTTTCCGGTAGCTACTGCGTCTAAACTTGGAATACCCAATGTGGTGCCGATGACTTTTGTCAAAGTGTATGATGACGATCATCTTTTAGTCGTGGATAATTTCATGGAGAAATCCAAAGACAATCTTAAAAACAATCCTTATATCGCCGTATGCACCTGGAATCTAGAAGATAAGCAGGCCTACCAAATAAAAGGAAAAGCCACTATCCATACTTCAGGTCAGGTTTTCGACGATGCGGTGGCCTGGGTCAAGCAGGCAATGCCAGCACTGCATCCCCAATCCGCTGTGCTTGTCGAAGTTACTAATGTTTATATTTGCCAACCTGGCGATACCTTGGGTAAAGAATTATAA
- a CDS encoding radical SAM protein — MLQLEVTSRCQLKCFFCPHTLLPDGWYGADFPWELFVRYIAPYLRQVGLIYFQGWGEPLLHPRLLDMMQLAKEQGCQVGFTTNGILLGPAILERLVEMGCDLLGLSVAGGNPLTHAALRSGSSLKRLLTNISRLADIKQKQSSPLPKILCSYLMTKRNIQELAAFVELAAGAGADEVVATNLDFTLSPEMEALRVFACPGEVISEEYLLAIQDAEERARRLGFPLRVYPLQFNPDVMVCDARPLKHIFINSHGEVAPCVYLGLPYKGVVSRYFCRGEASFNPFNYGNITEGLTRVIKNKTAREFKQPFRHRLDLTNPFLLDNPEVPAPPLPCINCYKLFGL, encoded by the coding sequence GTGCTGCAGCTGGAGGTCACCAGCCGCTGCCAGCTGAAGTGTTTTTTTTGTCCTCACACCCTTTTGCCGGACGGCTGGTATGGCGCCGACTTCCCGTGGGAACTCTTCGTGCGCTATATTGCCCCTTATCTGCGCCAGGTAGGCTTGATCTACTTCCAGGGCTGGGGCGAGCCCCTGTTGCACCCGCGGCTATTGGATATGATGCAGCTGGCTAAAGAACAGGGCTGCCAGGTAGGTTTTACTACCAATGGCATTTTATTGGGACCTGCTATCCTGGAGCGGTTGGTGGAAATGGGATGTGACCTTCTGGGCCTTTCGGTAGCCGGGGGCAACCCGCTTACCCACGCCGCGTTACGTTCCGGCTCCAGCCTCAAACGATTGCTGACCAATATTAGCCGTCTGGCAGATATCAAACAAAAGCAAAGTAGCCCTTTGCCCAAAATTCTCTGCTCTTACCTGATGACCAAAAGAAATATACAGGAGTTAGCGGCCTTTGTGGAACTGGCTGCCGGCGCCGGGGCCGATGAAGTAGTGGCCACCAACCTGGATTTTACCCTTTCCCCGGAGATGGAGGCTTTAAGGGTTTTTGCCTGCCCGGGAGAAGTAATTTCTGAAGAATATCTTCTTGCCATCCAAGACGCTGAAGAACGGGCCCGGAGGCTGGGATTCCCTTTAAGAGTCTATCCTTTGCAGTTTAATCCCGATGTCATGGTCTGCGATGCCCGGCCCTTAAAACATATTTTTATCAACAGCCACGGTGAAGTAGCTCCCTGTGTTTACCTGGGACTGCCCTATAAAGGTGTGGTATCACGTTACTTTTGCCGTGGGGAAGCGTCCTTTAACCCCTTTAATTATGGCAACATTACTGAAGGTCTGACCAGGGTAATCAAAAACAAAACTGCCCGGGAATTTAAACAGCCCTTCCGTCACCGCCTGGACCTGACCAACCCTTTTCTCCTGGATAACCCGGAAGTACCGGCGCCTCCCCTGCCGTGCATTAACTGCTACAAGCTCTTTGGTTTGTAG
- a CDS encoding MOSC domain-containing protein, whose amino-acid sequence MATGKVIGVNLSRQKGMKKTNIGSGYLIADYGLQGDAHAGTIRQVSFFMVERAKKLAGTLGIPFQPGDFAENITVQGINLEGIKVGVRFLVGEAIVEVTQIGKPDDEPSVSSFPKPTPLKTEGIYCRVVKSGWVKIGDWVTIIT is encoded by the coding sequence ATGGCAACAGGTAAAGTTATCGGTGTTAATCTCAGCCGCCAAAAAGGAATGAAGAAAACTAATATTGGTTCCGGTTACCTTATTGCTGATTACGGTTTGCAAGGGGATGCTCATGCGGGAACTATCCGTCAGGTGAGTTTTTTTATGGTTGAGAGGGCTAAAAAATTGGCCGGTACTTTAGGCATTCCATTTCAACCGGGTGATTTTGCCGAAAACATTACCGTCCAGGGCATTAATTTAGAAGGGATTAAAGTTGGGGTCAGGTTTTTGGTGGGAGAAGCAATTGTTGAAGTTACGCAAATTGGGAAACCGGATGATGAACCATCAGTCTCCTCTTTCCCAAAGCCGACGCCTTTAAAGACCGAAGGTATTTATTGCCGGGTGGTAAAAAGCGGCTGGGTAAAAATAGGTGATTGGGTGACCATAATTACGTAA
- a CDS encoding ECF transporter S component — protein sequence MWRNTRFLTTAALLLALTVAVQMAGLPQPVTGPLVNAMLFLATFTVGIGGGVVIGALTPWIALMRGIVPPLAQPVTPFIMAANATLVIVFGLLARLNPWVGVITAAVCKYGVFVLALKFILVLPPKLAQAFQIPQLLTALAGGVIAVIVYQALPEQYKRPL from the coding sequence ATGTGGCGAAATACCAGGTTTCTGACTACGGCCGCCCTGCTTTTGGCGCTGACGGTCGCAGTCCAGATGGCCGGCCTGCCGCAGCCGGTGACAGGCCCGCTGGTAAACGCGATGCTGTTTTTAGCGACTTTTACCGTAGGCATAGGGGGCGGGGTCGTCATAGGCGCCCTGACGCCGTGGATCGCCCTCATGCGGGGCATCGTGCCCCCGCTCGCCCAGCCCGTAACGCCGTTCATAATGGCAGCCAACGCTACGCTGGTGATAGTCTTCGGCCTGCTGGCAAGGCTTAACCCCTGGGTCGGCGTCATTACTGCCGCGGTATGCAAGTATGGGGTCTTCGTGTTAGCGCTGAAATTCATTCTGGTTTTGCCCCCCAAGCTGGCGCAGGCTTTCCAGATCCCCCAATTGCTTACGGCCCTGGCAGGAGGGGTTATAGCGGTTATCGTGTATCAAGCCCTGCCCGAGCAGTATAAGAGGCCGTTATAG
- a CDS encoding phosphatidylserine decarboxylase, with product MVILPVLPAISLISPVNPVGLILFTIFLLAAIIITILLWFLRRVWFYRDPVRVPPAEAGTILAPADGKVVYIKPFLNGEVVAEKLDQVIPVGEIMKAPVRGDRGWIVGIYMSPLDVHFNYAPITARVVDMVHTQAKVNLPMVDLWEYIRLTYFRRVVDLFSHRYRLINERLTVFLDGKGIKIAVVEIADRFVNKINNFIKPGQVVDRGQKISFIERGSQVDLVIFSEEIEFTVRVGQQVYGARTVVACYQPSNGMK from the coding sequence ATGGTAATTTTACCTGTTTTACCTGCAATATCGCTAATCTCGCCTGTAAACCCTGTTGGTTTAATCCTCTTTACGATATTTCTTCTTGCAGCGATAATTATCACTATCCTTCTCTGGTTTTTGCGGCGGGTATGGTTCTACCGTGACCCGGTCCGGGTACCGCCGGCAGAAGCAGGAACTATCCTGGCCCCGGCCGACGGCAAGGTGGTATATATCAAACCCTTCCTGAACGGAGAGGTAGTGGCCGAAAAGTTGGACCAGGTTATCCCTGTCGGGGAAATAATGAAAGCCCCGGTCCGGGGCGACCGGGGCTGGATCGTAGGGATTTATATGTCGCCCCTGGATGTCCACTTTAACTACGCTCCTATTACCGCCAGGGTGGTGGATATGGTCCATACCCAGGCCAAGGTTAATTTGCCTATGGTGGACCTCTGGGAATACATCCGCTTGACCTACTTCCGGCGGGTGGTGGATCTCTTTTCTCATCGCTACCGCCTGATAAATGAACGTTTGACCGTCTTTTTGGATGGTAAAGGTATTAAGATAGCTGTAGTAGAGATAGCCGACAGGTTTGTCAACAAAATCAACAATTTTATCAAGCCCGGCCAGGTAGTCGACCGGGGTCAGAAGATATCTTTTATCGAGCGTGGTTCTCAGGTGGACCTGGTTATATTTAGTGAAGAAATTGAGTTCACTGTCCGGGTAGGACAGCAGGTATATGGCGCCAGGACGGTGGTGGCCTGCTACCAGCCCTCAAATGGGATGAAATAG
- a CDS encoding radical SAM protein, with product MMGLTPEETAVLLNNTNEDLWQETYAVAREIKQAIYGNRIVLFAPLYISSPCINDCLYCGFRHSNSQVKGKTLNWDQLEKEVQALVGKGHKRLIVVYGEHPVSNIDFMCKS from the coding sequence TTGATGGGACTGACACCGGAAGAAACAGCCGTGCTTCTTAACAACACCAATGAAGACCTCTGGCAGGAAACGTACGCGGTTGCACGCGAGATTAAGCAGGCTATCTACGGCAACCGGATCGTGCTCTTTGCGCCGCTTTACATCTCGAGTCCATGTATTAATGATTGTCTTTACTGCGGTTTCCGGCACTCTAATTCCCAGGTTAAGGGCAAAACACTCAACTGGGATCAGCTGGAGAAAGAGGTCCAAGCTTTGGTTGGGAAGGGACATAAGCGGTTGATTGTGGTCTATGGTGAGCATCCTGTAAGCAACATAGATTTTATGTGTAAAAGTTGA
- a CDS encoding sulfite exporter TauE/SafE family protein — protein sequence MVYLIYLITGILAGIMGGLLGTGGCALMMPVIRFGFHFDPAIAVGTTLTAVVFTAASGAIQHIKMGNVEGETAKITGYSGVLGVIIGSVVFNYVKNYGDLIDLIIGIAFIIVSLRMLYEGLQRRPLNSPQDLPSARDIPGSPTQKSILGSIIGFLTGIIGLGGGYALVPSYLYLFKAPMKLAVGTSMASFIWMALVGSIFKLVAHTVNIPVAVTLGIGAVIGAIYGAKLIARFSSTTLKLLFGLMFLYVSLKYIFIYFGIHI from the coding sequence ATGGTATATTTAATTTATCTAATTACCGGTATCCTGGCGGGAATAATGGGTGGTCTCCTGGGAACGGGAGGTTGCGCCCTGATGATGCCGGTGATTCGCTTCGGGTTTCATTTTGATCCGGCGATTGCGGTGGGAACCACTTTAACGGCTGTTGTTTTTACGGCTGCTTCTGGAGCGATTCAGCATATTAAGATGGGTAATGTAGAAGGAGAGACTGCTAAGATTACGGGTTATAGCGGCGTGCTGGGTGTAATAATAGGTTCGGTAGTCTTTAATTATGTAAAAAACTACGGCGATCTGATCGATCTGATTATAGGTATTGCTTTTATCATAGTTTCGTTAAGGATGCTTTATGAAGGTTTGCAGCGTCGACCGTTAAATAGCCCCCAAGATTTACCATCGGCCCGGGACATACCCGGTAGCCCCACCCAAAAAAGTATTTTGGGGTCAATCATCGGTTTTTTGACGGGGATTATTGGCCTTGGCGGCGGTTATGCTTTAGTGCCGTCATACCTGTATCTATTTAAGGCGCCGATGAAATTAGCCGTCGGTACTTCAATGGCTTCATTTATCTGGATGGCCCTGGTAGGCTCTATTTTTAAACTGGTGGCGCATACAGTAAATATCCCGGTCGCTGTCACGCTGGGTATCGGCGCTGTCATAGGCGCCATCTACGGAGCCAAACTGATAGCCCGCTTTAGCTCCACCACCTTAAAACTTCTTTTCGGTTTGATGTTTTTATATGTGTCCCTTAAATATATCTTTATCTACTTTGGTATTCATATATAA